A genomic segment from Ruegeria sp. TM1040 encodes:
- a CDS encoding acyloxyacyl hydrolase, protein MRKIIIAATLISTLLQSHALRAQELTFGLGHAEFNNEIAESGAYFSAEYLGPRDWQVWGFDAGLGVAGHIHETGDVFFGGGLQAQRDIGRGWFIEASLMPGLYFENEARNDLGSNFEIRSLIGIGRDLRGGKRLSLALTHMSNASLARENPGLNTITLRLHMPLGQRALN, encoded by the coding sequence ATGCGCAAAATCATCATTGCTGCTACTTTGATTTCTACACTCCTTCAGAGCCACGCGCTCCGGGCTCAGGAGCTGACGTTCGGGCTGGGCCATGCGGAATTCAACAATGAGATCGCCGAGAGTGGCGCGTATTTCTCCGCCGAGTACCTCGGGCCACGCGACTGGCAGGTCTGGGGCTTTGACGCTGGGCTGGGCGTCGCAGGCCACATCCACGAGACGGGTGATGTGTTTTTTGGGGGCGGGCTGCAGGCCCAGCGCGATATCGGGCGCGGCTGGTTCATCGAAGCCAGCCTGATGCCCGGTCTCTACTTCGAGAATGAGGCCCGCAATGATCTGGGGTCCAACTTTGAAATCCGTTCGCTGATCGGCATCGGGCGCGACCTGCGCGGGGGCAAGCGCCTGTCACTGGCGCTCACGCATATGTCCAACGCCTCTCTGGCGCGTGAAAACCCGGGCCTCAATACGATCACCCTGCGGCTGCATATGCCGCTTGGGCAACGCGCGTTGAACTAA